The Natrinema amylolyticum genome includes the window TCCTCGCGGCGGCTGCCGTCGAAGACCTCGCCCGAGACGCCCTCCTCGGCGAGCATCGCCTCCATCTCGTCGGTCTCGCAGAAGTCCTCGGTGACGAGCACGACGTGCAGCCGCGAGAGGTCGAAGCCGTGGTTTCGCGCGTTCGCGAAGTACGAGCGCATGCACTCGTACTCCCGGATCGTCGGAACGATGACGCAGATGTCCTGACTCATTGCCCCGTTATTTTTTAGGTTTGCCTAAAAGCTTGCCGGTCTCCCGCGTCGCTTCTGGGTTCGATTCCGTCGCATCCGAAAGCGAAATACCCAACGAGGTGACCGAACCGGCACCTCCGACCAGCGTCACGCCGTTTTTCAGCGCGTGATCGACGATCGCCGCGGCCAGCGCCGTGCTCGCACCGATCGGGGTGAGCCCGACCACGAGCGCCGTGAACGCGGCCTCGTAGAGCCCGACGCCGCCCTGAGACAGCGGGAGGACCTTCGCGAGGTTCCCGACGCTGACCGCCAGCGTCCCGACCGCAAGCAGCGTGCCAAATGCGAGCCCACCGCCCAGCGCCGCGAGGACGAGCACCGCCGTGAGCACGTCGAGCGCCCACACCAGTAGACTCCCCGTCCCGATCCTCGCCAGCGCTCGCGGCCGACGGGCGACGATCTGTACGTCGCCGGCGAATCGGAGCGCGGCCTCGAGCACCCCCTCGAGTCGCGGCCGACCGTCCGCTCGCGTCCGGAGCCACGCGCTCAGTCCGTGATCGGCCCGGGCGGAGGTGACGACGGCGAAGCCGACGCCGACGGTCGCCGTGCTCACGGCCACTGCAGCGAGAAGGGCGGTCCGCGCGCCACCGGCCTCGGCGGCGATCTCGAGCGGGCCGGCCTCGCCGCCGAGCGCGAGCCAGGCCGTCGCGAGCCCCGCGAGCGCGGCGATCGTCGCCAGATCGAACACCCGTTCGACGGCCAGCGACGCGAAGCCGGCGGTGTAAGGGACGTCGCGATGAGTCTTCATCACGTATGCACGGACCGCGTCGCCGGCCCGCGCTGGAATCGCGAGGTTCGCCGTCTGACTGACGAAGACGGCCAGCGTCGGAACGATCGTCCCGCCCCGGTACCCCATCGCGGCCAGCACGTCGCCGTATCGGCGACCCCGGAGCGGCCACGAGACGGCGTAGACGGCGATCGCAGCGCCGATCAGGAGCGGGTCGGCGCTCGCGATTTCGGTCGCGACGGTCCGGACGTCGATCTCTCGGAGGGCGACGAGCAGGCCGACGAGAACGAGTATCGTTCCCGCGATCGTCAGTCGGCGGCGAGTCAGCGCCGCGGCGAGTCGCTCGCTCGCTGACTCACCGCGTTCCGCGTCCGGCCCGCGGTCGCCCGCTCGCGAACCCGATCTCTCGCCCCCGTCGTTCATGCACGGGTCCTTCGGACCCAGATATTTAAGCCCACCTAAAACGCCTCCGGACGGGGGAAACGGTCTCTCTCGAGTACATTTCTGCCGGATGAAATATCCGCAGCCGTCCCGGTCAGCGCAGTTCGTCGATGATCTCGCGGGTCGACCGACGGACCGCCTCGTCGCTCGAGAGCCGGGGCTCCCAGCCCAGCGCCGAGAGCTTCTCGATCGAGAGGCGCATCTTTGGTACGTCGCCGGTCCAGCCGCGCTCGCCGCCGGTGTACTCCCGGTCGGGATCGACGCCCAGTTCCTCGGCGACGATGGTCGCGATTCGGTCGACCGACGTGGTCGTCCGCGTGCCGAGGTTGTAGGTGTTCATCGCGTCGTCGGCGTGCTCGATGGTATGACAAATCGCGTCGAGACAGTCCTCGACGTGTAGATAGGACTTCTCCTGACGGCCGTCACCGAGAATGGTGAGGGTCTCCGGGTTCTCCTGAAGCTTCTCGATGAAGTCAGGGATCACCGCCCCGCGCAGGCGCGGTCCGACCACGTTCGCGAAGCGGAAGTTCCAGACGGTGAGATCGTGGCTGTGGGCCCGCGCGGAGAGTAACCCTTCGTCCGCGAGTTTGCTCGCCCCGTAGGCACTGATCGGCTCGAGCGGCGCGTAGTCCTCCGGCGTCGGTCGCGGTGCCTCGCCGTACACCGTCGAGGAAGAGGTGTAAGCGATCTCGGTCACGTCGGCCTCGGCCATCGCCTCAAGGATGTTCCGGGTCATCCGCGTGTTGTCGTCGAACTGGCCGTGAGGCCGGTCCGTGTCGACGTGTTTCGACGCCGCGAGGTGGACGACGAGGTCGATCTCCTCGAGGTGGCCCTCTAGCGCGTCGGGGTCGGTGAGGTCGGCCTCGAGGAAGTCGGCGTCGTCGGGCACGCGGTCGCGGTCGCCGTTCGAGCAGTCGTCGACGACGGTGACGTCGGTGCCGTCGGCGAGCAGGCGTTCGGTGAGATGGGAGCCGATGAATCCGGCTCCGCCAGTGACGAGGACGTTCCGGCTCGAGATGGACATGGGCGGTGATTCACTGACGGTGCGGTAAGTAGTTGGGTTTCGGCTTCGGAGATACCCAGATTCGAAGGGGTGCGAAACGGTTGGCGCGGATACGGTGACGACGAGTGTCCTGCTTATCGTGGAAACGGGGAATCGCCACGCCCGTGGCGTTAGTAGAACGTAAGAGGACAAGGGATCGAGCGATGCTGTCCGAACGGAAACCTTAGACGCCGGTCGAGTACCGCAGGAGGCCGGCAAATCCGCCGAAGGCGTTGAGGAGCTGTTCGCCCTTCTCGAAGTCCGTCGAGATGAACTTGGTCTCGGTGCCGCGCTGTTCGGCGATATCGATGAGGTGGTCGATCGCATCCTCGCGGTCCTCCTCGGTTCCCTCGACCTCGGTACCGCAGTCGGTGCAGGTGTGGGTCGGCGTCGACTTGCGCCGGTCGACGACCTCGCGTTCGGTGGTGCCACACTCGGGGCACTCGTAGGTGATCACGTCCTTTCGGAGGTCCTCGCTGATCAGGAGTCGATCGACCGACCCCATCATGAGGTTCCGGCGGGTCTGCTCGAAGCCGTAGGTCGCCAGATCACCGGCGTTGAGTTCCTCGAAGAACTCCTCCATCACCTTCTTGTCCTTCATCACCTCGGCGTCGGCCAGCGCGTCTTCCGCGTTGTCGACGAGGTCTTTCAGGCCGGACTCGTCGGTGTAGGCGACGTCGAACTTGCCCAGGACTTCGTCCTGCAGTTCGTGGTGGAGGTAGTCGCCGTCCAAGAACTCGTCTTTGGTCGGCGATGGACCGCCGACGAGAATGCCGTCGATCTCGTGGCGTCGCGGCACGAACAGGTCGTTGGCCATCCCCGCGACCTCCTGATAGAAGTTGTCGATGGCCTCGAGGCGCAGCCGAGCGAATCGCTGGGCGGACTGGCCACCCTTTCGCTGCTTGCCGGGGACCAGCGAGGAGGCGGATTTGACCGGCTCGATGCGCTTGCCCTTCAGCCAGCCGACGTTGGCCTCGCGTCGGTCGAGGACGATCAGGCCGTAGAGGCCCTTGTCGGCGAGCATCTCCTCGAGCGGCTCTGTCAGGAAGTCCGAGTCACAGTGATAGCGGAAGGATTCGATCGGCTGGGGCGGACTCTCGAGGACCTTGGTGACCATCTCGGTTCGGCCGCCGCCGGAGTCGACGGCACCGGAAAAGAGCACGA containing:
- a CDS encoding lysylphosphatidylglycerol synthase transmembrane domain-containing protein, encoding MNDGGERSGSRAGDRGPDAERGESASERLAAALTRRRLTIAGTILVLVGLLVALREIDVRTVATEIASADPLLIGAAIAVYAVSWPLRGRRYGDVLAAMGYRGGTIVPTLAVFVSQTANLAIPARAGDAVRAYVMKTHRDVPYTAGFASLAVERVFDLATIAALAGLATAWLALGGEAGPLEIAAEAGGARTALLAAVAVSTATVGVGFAVVTSARADHGLSAWLRTRADGRPRLEGVLEAALRFAGDVQIVARRPRALARIGTGSLLVWALDVLTAVLVLAALGGGLAFGTLLAVGTLAVSVGNLAKVLPLSQGGVGLYEAAFTALVVGLTPIGASTALAAAIVDHALKNGVTLVGGAGSVTSLGISLSDATESNPEATRETGKLLGKPKK
- a CDS encoding NAD-dependent epimerase/dehydratase family protein, yielding MSISSRNVLVTGGAGFIGSHLTERLLADGTDVTVVDDCSNGDRDRVPDDADFLEADLTDPDALEGHLEEIDLVVHLAASKHVDTDRPHGQFDDNTRMTRNILEAMAEADVTEIAYTSSSTVYGEAPRPTPEDYAPLEPISAYGASKLADEGLLSARAHSHDLTVWNFRFANVVGPRLRGAVIPDFIEKLQENPETLTILGDGRQEKSYLHVEDCLDAICHTIEHADDAMNTYNLGTRTTTSVDRIATIVAEELGVDPDREYTGGERGWTGDVPKMRLSIEKLSALGWEPRLSSDEAVRRSTREIIDELR
- the prf1 gene encoding peptide chain release factor aRF-1 — encoded protein: MSQEGEQEHSDRKKYEFRKVIEDLKDYDGSGTQLVTIYIPDDRQISDVVQHVTQEHSEAANIKSKQTRTAVQDALTSIKDRLRYYDTYPPDNGIVLFSGAVDSGGGRTEMVTKVLESPPQPIESFRYHCDSDFLTEPLEEMLADKGLYGLIVLDRREANVGWLKGKRIEPVKSASSLVPGKQRKGGQSAQRFARLRLEAIDNFYQEVAGMANDLFVPRRHEIDGILVGGPSPTKDEFLDGDYLHHELQDEVLGKFDVAYTDESGLKDLVDNAEDALADAEVMKDKKVMEEFFEELNAGDLATYGFEQTRRNLMMGSVDRLLISEDLRKDVITYECPECGTTEREVVDRRKSTPTHTCTDCGTEVEGTEEDREDAIDHLIDIAEQRGTETKFISTDFEKGEQLLNAFGGFAGLLRYSTGV